From a single Sphaeramia orbicularis chromosome 4, fSphaOr1.1, whole genome shotgun sequence genomic region:
- the psmg4 gene encoding proteasome assembly chaperone 4: protein MNETQNGAAFDPISVHNFSDKILEQVIHFHVMKLSGGFFLWIGSSPVMSNLAVSMSSKYDSMPLSTLVMGDPSNTAPNSLAQRLAKKTKKQVFVSYSLPVTDPNLSLLVENRIKKELELHPERF, encoded by the exons ATGAACGAAACACAAAATGGAGCGGCGTTTGACCCTATTTCTGTGCATAATTTCTCGGACAAGATTCTTGAGCAGGTTATTCACTTTCACGTTATGAAACTCAGTGGCGGGTTTTTCCTGTGGATCGGTTCGAGTCCAGTCATGTCCAACCTGGCTGTTTCAATGAGCAGCAAATAT GATTCAATGCCATTATCAACATTAGTCATGGGGGATCCGTCAAATACTGCTCCCAATTCATTGGCACAGAGATTAG CAAAGAAGACCAAAAAGCAAGTGTTTGTGAGCTACAGTCTTCCTGTGACAGACCCCAACCTCAGTCTCCTTGTGGAAAACAGAATCAAAAAGGAGCTGGAGCTTCACCCGGAACGTTTTTAA